In Silene latifolia isolate original U9 population chromosome 6, ASM4854445v1, whole genome shotgun sequence, the genomic window ACTGTTTCTATAGGCATGTAAACTATGATTGATTTCTAGGCAGTAATTAGATACACATGAAGAGTCAATTTATAGACAAGGTAAGAAGAATTTTCAGTTCATAACACAatataaacaggaatttaggACCTGAATTCAGATCACAGTTCAGTAACAACAAAGCTGTGGTTCGATTGCAGGACATTAACTTTGCTAACTTACAACGCTTAGAATTGTAAAGCTGAATTCAGAGTGTTATATTAACTAATTTAGACAAGATCATCATTACCTATCATAGTTACTTCCAGTATTCAGATctgataagttgtatgttaacataaaaaaaatgctaattgtgggattaaGAGTTCGTCTATTTGGCTCATTTTAATTGATACTTGAAGTATAGTATGTAGACAAACAAAGCTACATTGTTGGGTAGTCTCTGCTAATTTCTGGGCAGCTAGGAAAGGATGATAGTACAGTATGGTTGACGCCAAACAGTGATGTCATTTGATTTTAGTTGGCCCTTCAAAATTGATAAGTTCAGAGAGACTTACTATAAAGAAGTCTTTGTTACTCATATGGATTTAGAGACTTTAAGGTTGTATTGAGTACTTCAAATAATTGTATAACAATGTCATTCACATGCCTTCATCAGACTGCATTCTTAGAAAACTACTTTCATTGCCATTTACATTTTATTTAAGTACTATGCTTGCAATTCTTCGAAATCAGAGCGTGCCTCGCATTTGAAAGATCAAGACTATCGTCAGTGACAGTTTATGTGCACTAAATCGTTCAAGACATTTTATGTGCAAGTTACCCTTTTATTAGCAATACGTACTGTTATTATAAATTACTTACACGGACATAATAAATACTATGACGATCATAAGAAGCTCTTCAGGTTTGGTTTACCGTTCAACAAAGCTTTACAAATTACAACCAAAAATAGGCCTTATGCTTACAGATATTTAAGAAATAATAGTGAACTTGAAAAAAAAAGCGCAACTACTAATAATCAAATCGCATAAACGAAATCAGAATAACAGAAAATATATCAAGCAACATGGAAATAAATTACGGGCAATGAATCAGTATCTTAATGAAACAGTTTTCAATagccaataaataggactgtataaatattataaatataGATTAATAAAGAATAGTAACAGGCAACCAAACCAACAGATACAACTAATACTGCTAGAAGTGGAAAAGATACTGTATGAACATAGAAGTACAATGAATTGTGCGAAAAAATTGACTGTCCAGATTTCAGACCTAATAGTATATATAAGATACAGATTAAACACAAACAAAAGGCATAAACGTAAGGTAAACAACCAGAAACTAAATAACAAATATATAGAAAATGGGAGATCAATTTGTATGGCCATACACATGCATTCTCGCTAATGTGCCAGGGAAAATGGAGGGGGGACGATATGTACCGAGAAATGTAGAAGCATTACCAAACATTCTCAACAGCCATGGATATACTATAGAAGTATTAAGCATTACCAATTGCACAAAAGCAGAACATTTCAGTGGTATAGTTCGCGTTGAATTTGGAGATGACGATGAATCATGCAGATTAGCATTCAAATTGCAAGAGAAATTTGAATCAGTAGGACGTAGCAGACAAGATTACTTTGCTGAGTACAAACCAAGACATGGACCATATCTATGGGTGGCAACAAAAAAGGATGCAGAGTACTTTACCTGCACACCAATGTGTAAGAAGGTCCCTTACATATTGCGGaaacaaggaaggcaactcgctGATAAGGACCAAGTTTGCATCTACAGTTGCATTAATCTCCAACTTTAAGATATTAATTCGTACTATTGTTGTCATCACATTTAAACTATGCATTTCGCGTCCCTAAACATGTCATCCGTCAATAAGTTCGAGTTAATAGCCTGCTATAATTATGTTTCGCAGTTCAGAATTGCTTGCGCATTAGATCTGCTGTCTGTGGCAGTAGTTCTTCTTTATCATTTCGCGCACCTTTAACATATTATTCGTAACATCCTTATCCTATCCTTAATTTAGTTGTACTGCTGTTTCAGAATGTAGTTCAACTCTCTAACAGACGGAACTACTTAAGCGTAAGCGAGTTTAGTAAGACTCTAACATTCAGAATAATCGTGCTTATAAGATATCTATTAATTTCTGGTAATTATGCCGGTCTGATTAGGACAGCTACATTGAACATTACACGTAAAAAGGAAAGCTTCTACTCTAGAACAAAATGCAACTACAGCAACATACATTCAGTAATTCTCGCAAAGTCTACGCCATAAACAGATTTGCTGCCACAAAAATGGAAACGCGTCTTGGATCTCCGCGCGCACCGCGCGCGGAGAAACAACTAGTTTATATAAACATGACTAACCCACCTAATCCACAAATGGTGAGATTTTTTAGCTAGCCACCATACATATTTGCCCATCATTGCTATATTCCAATTCTTACAATGTAATATACCTAAGCCCCAAACTTCTTTTCTCTGCAAACCTTATCCCAAGACACAACATGTGATTTCAGATAGCTGTCTGCACCAGACCAGAGGTAGTTGTGACAAATTTGCTCAATTCCATCCAGTACAGTAGTAGGTATAACCAAAATGCGAGTCCAAAAAGAATGTAATTGGGTTAGGACAGCCTTAACAAGGACTAACCTTCTCGCATAACTAAGCTTCCTAGTACCCCATCCACGAATTCTCTCCACCACCTTTTCTACCAGCCTGGTGCAATCTCCAATAGCCATTCTTTTATGAGAAATGGGAATTCCTAGGTATCTGAAAGGAAATGACCCTTCCTGAAACCCATAAATCCTAAGCACAAACTCCACATCACCTGGACTCATACCATTAAAGTAGATGTCTGACTTGTCCTTATTCATCTCAAGTCCAGAAGCTACAGAAAATGTTGCAAACCCTCTAAGGATTGTAATTATAGAAGGCCTGTCCCCCCTCCAAAACAGGAGGAGATCATCTGCAAAGCACAAGTGATTCAGCCTCAACTGTCTGCAAAGAGGGTGAAATGTGAAGAAGTCAAGTTTGGTTGTAACACCAGTTAGCACCCTACTAAGATATTCCATACATATTGTAAATAGCAAGGGGGACATGGGGTCACCCTGTCTAAGTCCTTGTTGTCCTTTGAAATACCCAAAATTGGTACCATTCAAAGAAAGAGTAAACTAGGGAGAGAGGCAGGCCCGTTCTTGAGTTTTCTGGGGCCTTAGGCAAAATTGTAGACCGGAGccccttttaaaaaaaatattactgcataataaaaaaaatttaaaaaaacatACAACGTCAATTTTATTAAAATCCATTGTTAACTCGTGGTAGGTTGTAATCCTAAAAAACGGGTTCTACGAGCATTCTGAGATGCAAAATCATTGATGATAACATTAACTTCAATGTCTTTTAAAATTTCTTTCTCGATTGATAAATTGCAACACCATTTAATCGTTATTGTGACATTGATGGCCTCAAGTAGGTTTTGATCAACTTTAACTTCGAAAAACTTCTTTCCGTTGAAGCCACTATCACCGGAATTGTTCGAAAATTTCTATAAGCAATAGAAGCAACCATGAAAAAATTCTTCAAGCAATAGAAGCATTCGGATAGCAATCTGCACTTATACAAACTCAAGAATTTCAGTCGTTGACATTAGTTTATTTGGCAATGTAGATtgtatgtaatactacggattta contains:
- the LOC141588526 gene encoding uncharacterized protein LOC141588526, translating into MEYLSRVLTGVTTKLDFFTFHPLCRQLRLNHLCFADDLLLFWRGDRPSIITILRGFATFSVASGLEMNKDKSDIYFNGMSPGDVEFVLRIYGFQEGSFPFRYLGIPISHKRMAIGDCTRLVEKVVERIRGWGTRKLSYARRLVLVKAVLTQLHSFWTRILVIPTTVLDGIEQICHNYLWSGADSYLKSHVVSWDKVCREKKFGA